The Synchiropus splendidus isolate RoL2022-P1 chromosome 5, RoL_Sspl_1.0, whole genome shotgun sequence DNA window CTTGCATGTTAAGACCCGACACTGGCACAGCTGCATGAAGCTGCACTCACAATTTATCATCTCCACGTCGTAGGAGCCAGCGGTCCACACCACTATTAATCATGGGAAAAATCATTTAATTCAGCCGGAGCCCAACTATTGTCTCAGTcgagccacagcagcagcagcagcagcagcagctctggtgaAACCCAAATCAGAGCGTGGCACTTTCACAGGTTCAGAGAGGTGCTGTGCACCACAAGGTCCAGTTAACTGTTTGGtgttatgtttgttttgctgtgaaaCGTGCAACATGGCAAAATAAAGGCGAGGTTTCAGCGGCCCGTCTGCTGAAGTCACCCTCTGAAAATGATGTGGAAATGAAATCATGAGTAAAAGAAACATGACGTGTGAAACGTGTTTTATCTCAATAAACCATGTAATAAGAGACGTCCAGCACCAATCGCACACGCACTCTTCGTCACACGTTCAGGCACGAGACAGTGACATTCACCGCAGATTAGATAATCTGTTTAAAGAAGTGGAAGAAAAGCACCACCTCTTCTAACTTCTCTAGCTAAGTACCTCCAGTTTAAATGACACCGTAGTGTTAGGGACTGTTTTTGCATTTAATTCTACGTCGCTGCTCacaaatatattgatatataatcCATTTGTTTTGCCCAGGACGGAGTTTAATCCAGAATAAGTTCTGTTGCGTGTTGAAAGGTCTTGTTGAAGactacacactgacacacacacacacacacacacacacaactgcgaTCACACTTCTCATAGTATATACAAGTTTGTCAAACCGCCTTCTCAAAAGAACTGATTCTCACAGCAACAGACTGagctaaaaacatgtttatcatTTGACTATAACTAACTTTAAACAAACGTTTGTCTTAAAGCAGCAGATATCAACTTTGGCACTAGACTTTAACCTGGCTACACACTGTCAAAACATCTGTGTGGCTTTGTAAACACACCTGTTCACCCTTGTTAAAATCCTGTGCTTCAGCCTCAATCTCTTTCAATGTGAAgatgagccaaaaaaaaaagtgaggacTGCATTTCAGACAATTACATACATTTATTGCATATCATTTAATCGTATGAAATGACAGACGAGCACATGAACATCACATATGGTTAGTGAATGAATTTTTGCacagcaaaatatatatataatatatatactatatataagaCGAAAGATTAACTCACATTGTCAGAAATTCTAGGCGGAtggaactctctctctctctctcaatcgTCTTTGCTTTGTACATGCAGGGTGTCAATCCCTGTTGTCTAACAACGTCCAGACATTATTGATCTTAACTGTTATTGCTGAAAAGTGTTGGAGATAcaaacagcttcttttttttttttttacttttcatgaGCTGATGGTAAAAAGTGATGGTCGCTGTGTCACAATCAGGAGATGAAGAGTTAACGCTCCACTTGAAATACTCCGTTTTGGTTTCCGTTTTTATTCAACGCAGCAAATGTTTGTGCACTTTATAAAATAATATTGCTTATATATTGGAGTCCAGCCAATTTCTTACAAATacctttttttattaaataccaTTTAAACTGTTTTGACTTGCAAGAACTTAAATTATTCCTTTCTTCAGTATTAAATGTTGTGAAATGTACAGTgtgatacatttaaataacaataaaggcTGTACAACTAAACTCCCAGGGTGATTTCACGAATTACTGAAGACTCGAACCAGGATCCCCGCCGGTCAATGACAGTCGATGGTGCTTGCACTTGAACTggcacatttacaaaaagaagaaaaaaaaaaaaaaatagggggTGGGGGGACGTGGTGTGAATGGGGAGGGGGGATAAGTCCTGTCACTTTTTTGCTGAGGTCCCAAAAAAGCGAGGAAGCCATAAATGAAGTATGTATGCCATGCTGGAGTCATccgacaaaaaaataaaaaatacacctTCAAGCACGAAAAGGGAAACCGTACATGTCCAGCATGCAGGGCAGCTCAATAAAATGTCTCTTTTGTCATGAAAAGTCTTTGTGTCGctctgaaaaataataataacaagcatGAAATGAGGCGTCAGGTTCACAATCCtcccaagtttggcagacaaaaAAAGAGGCCCAAAATATGGATGCAGTTTGATTCTGTACAGTAAAAACCACGACATTGAGTTTGCATGCGCGCTGACGTTGCTGACTCTGAGAACTCACTGCAATTTTAAGTTTGGACAAATGCATTAGAAAAAGTGGATAAAAGTCCTCTGAATAAgtcctttaaaatgaaaactaaaaagacggacaaaaaaaacttttatctAAATGTAAAGCaaacttgtttaaaaaaaaagtgtataaaaatgtcaaaattaaccaaatgaaaagaaaaatggagtTAAAGAAAGTTTCAAAGCGGagatgaatctttttttttttctgtcgcgTTATGGTGGAGACTCACATGAAAAACTCTGGTGATGACGGGTTGTTGTCACTGCTGGATCCGCTTTCTCTGAAGCCGGTGCTGACGAGCTTCTCGTACTTCTCCTTGTACGCGTCCCTCTCCCGGACCAGCCTGGAGATCTCCTGCTTCAGGTGCTCCACTTGCTGCACCAGCTGCGTCTTCTCTCCCTCCAGGACGTGCCGCTGCTGGACCCGCTTGAACCGGCAGGACTGCGCGTAGCCTCTGTTCTTGAGGGTCCGCCGCTTCTGCTTCAGGCGGATGACCTCCTCCTTGCTGACCCCTCGGAGCTGCCGGTTCAGCTCCCGCACCGACATGGTCACCAGCTGCTCGTCCGAGAAGCGATCGTCCAGGCGCATGTGCGCGTGGCTGGACCCCGAGGTGCCGCTGGACTGGACGCCGGGcgactggtggtggtggtggctgtggtggtggtggtggtggtggtgtggaGCTCCGTTCTGAGCCGCGGCGGCAGCGATGACCGCCGAGACCACCGCCGCGGCGGAGCCCATCTCCTCCCCGGCCATGGCGCCTCCTGCCCCGGCCGCGCTCGCGAACTGCTGGCCCCTGCCATAGCCGTCGAAGTTCTGCTGGAGCTGGTGGCTGCTGTTGATCAGCGCTTCCACCGCGTCCTCGGGGCTGAAGCCCAGCGCCTCTGGATTCAGCTGCTGCTGGTAACCGGACATCCAGTAGAAATCCTCAATGTGGGTCTTGGGCTCGCTCCCGGAGCTGGGGCTGGGAGCGGAGAAACTTGGGGACGGGGGCACCGAGCTGCACGGCGTGCTCATCGGGGTGGAAGACAAGGATCCCCCGGCGATCAGGCGGCTGCACTGGCTGATGCTGCGATCGGGCTCCACCGGCTCCTTCTTCACTTCAAACTTCATCAGATCGAAGTCATTAACATATTCCATGGCCAGGGGACTGGTGGGCAGGTCGGAGCTGCTCATCGCCAGCTCTGATGCCATCCTCTTGCTGCTGACGGGCCGCCAAACTGGGTGAGGAGCGGCTGTCACACTGGGCGGACTGGGAGCGACCTGAGCCAGTTTGCTGCCCTTTTTTGCAAAAGTCTTCGCCGCGACCCAAAAGACAGGAAGAAGGGGAAGCAGGCAGCGTCCTCTCTGGGGCGTGTGCGCGGCGCTCTCCGGCAGCTCAGTCCGCGCGCTCGAGCATGCGAAAGTCGGCGCGTCTGGATTTCAAACGTTTAACACTTGACGCTCTCGTGGTGGAGTCATGGCGCGGGCGGAGGCGGTGCAGAGGGAGCCGCGGCAGCGCGGGTGAAGCCTCGGTACGAGCCGCAGACTTTT harbors:
- the mafa gene encoding transcription factor Maf isoform X1; the encoded protein is MASELAMSSSDLPTSPLAMEYVNDFDLMKFEVKKEPVEPDRSISQCSRLIAGGSLSSTPMSTPCSSVPPSPSFSAPSPSSGSEPKTHIEDFYWMSGYQQQLNPEALGFSPEDAVEALINSSHQLQQNFDGYGRGQQFASAAGAGGAMAGEEMGSAAAVVSAVIAAAAAQNGAPHHHHHHHHSHHHHQSPGVQSSGTSGSSHAHMRLDDRFSDEQLVTMSVRELNRQLRGVSKEEVIRLKQKRRTLKNRGYAQSCRFKRVQQRHVLEGEKTQLVQQVEHLKQEISRLVRERDAYKEKYEKLVSTGFRESGSSSDNNPSSPEFFIATQRLFMTKETFY
- the mafa gene encoding transcription factor Maf isoform X2, producing MASELAMSSSDLPTSPLAMEYVNDFDLMKFEVKKEPVEPDRSISQCSRLIAGGSLSSTPMSTPCSSVPPSPSFSAPSPSSGSEPKTHIEDFYWMSGYQQQLNPEALGFSPEDAVEALINSSHQLQQNFDGYGRGQQFASAAGAGGAMAGEEMGSAAAVVSAVIAAAAAQNGAPHHHHHHHHSHHHHQSPGVQSSGTSGSSHAHMRLDDRFSDEQLVTMSVRELNRQLRGVSKEEVIRLKQKRRTLKNRGYAQSCRFKRVQQRHVLEGEKTQLVQQVEHLKQEISRLVRERDAYKEKYEKLVSTGFRESGSSSDNNPSSPEFFMSSRKFLHL